One part of the Prunus persica cultivar Lovell chromosome G5, Prunus_persica_NCBIv2, whole genome shotgun sequence genome encodes these proteins:
- the LOC109949363 gene encoding NAC transcription factor 29-like produces MEAEHGQEAMMSSGQLPVGFRFMPTDKELVTHYLMNKVFDRPVPAAEAIQDIDATQFYSTHPKNLVTFSCGEREWFFFIHEDDENCSPSAQGRRNIRVVGNGVGFWKPNGSENPIHNEDGNVCASKIFLTYFSGSLRKAKKTHWKMVEYHLHSDSHTEEEYQVQRREWVLGQLKRGNAYNGH; encoded by the exons ATGGAAGCAGAACATGGACAAGAAGCAATGATGAGCTCAGGCCAGCTGCCAGTGGGATTTAGGTTTATGCCAACAGATAAGGAGTTGGTCACTCACTATCTAATGAACAAGGTGTTTGATAGGCCTGTGCCAGCTGCTGAGGCAATTCAGGACATTGACGCAACCCAATTCTACAGCACCCATCCGAAGAATCTAG TGACATTCTcctgtggagagagagagtggttcTTCTTTATCCATGAAGACGACGAAAATTGCAGTCCAAGTGcccaaggaagaagaaatattCGAGTAGTTGGAAATGGGGTAGGGTTTTGGAAACCAAATGGATCAGAAAACCCTATCCACAATGAAGATGGCAATGTCTGTGCCTCCAAGATCTTTCTCACTTACTTTTCTGGAAGTCTCAggaaagcaaagaaaacaCATTGGAAAATGGTGGAATACCATTTGCACTCAGACTCTCACACGGAAGAAGAGTACCAAG TGCAGAGAAGAGAATGGGTTTTGGGCCAACTGAAAAGAGGAAATGCTTACAATGGTCATTGA
- the LOC18776582 gene encoding UDP-glycosyltransferase 83A1: protein MGMIVAAHSSNQSIGKTNKNMEQRHVQENSIHVLLVSYPIQGHVAPFIKLAYLFAGRGIKVTLVITEFVHASLVAAHPELDGEQYDQVRLVAVPDGLPKEDVRNDECKLGESVFKVMPGHVENLLNKANLEGNQVTCVIADAVFGWALEIAEKMELKSALFWPSAPGVLALTLNIRRLIEAGVIDSNGTPTMKRNKVQLSSDLPPVTSADIVWSYPGNESTQKIMFQHFFAIHQNVKKSDWLLCNWFQELNPSVGDLVPNMFPLGPLLANGKPAGNFWPEDSTCLGWLNRQPVGSVVYVAFGSSSMFSQHQIDELALGLELVGRPFLWVNRSDLINGSSAKFPDGYEKRVANHGKMVHWAPQEKVLAHPAIACFLTHCGWNSTMDGISMGVPFLCWPYFADQFYNRSCICNGYKVGLCLNPDDYGIVTRHEIRRKLDGLLADEGIKANATKLKQMAEESISGGGSSANNLERFIEHMKQ from the exons ATGGGAATGATTGTTGCTGCACATTCATCAAACCAATCTATTG GAAAGACAAATAAGAACATGGAACAAAGACACGTTCAAGAAAATTCTATCCATGTGCTACTTGTTTCATACCCTATACAAGGACATGTTGCACCATTCATAAAGTTGGCATACCTATTTGCTGGTCGTGGAATCAAGGTCACACTTGTGATAACAGAGTTTGTACATGCAAGTCTGGTGGCCGCACATCCGGAATTGGATGGTGAGCAGTATGATCAGGTCAGGCTTGTCGCTGTCCCTGATGGATTACCCAAAGAAGATGTGCGAAATGATGAATGTAAGCTGGGTGAGAGTGTGTTCAAAGTCATGCCTGGTCATGTGGAAAATTTGTTAAACAAGGCCAACCTGGAGGGTAATCAGGTGACCTGTGTCATAGCCGATGCAGTTTTTGGTTGGGCTTTGGAGATTGCGGAGAAGATGGAGCTTAAGTCAGCACTCTTCTGGCCATCTGCACCAGGAGTTTTGGCCTTGACACTCAACATTCGAAGGCTTATTGAGGCTGGGGTTATAGACTCCAATG GAACTCCAACAATGAAGAGGAATAAGGTTCAACTATCATCAGACCTGCCCCCTGTGACTAGCGCTGACATTGTGTGGAGTTATCCCGGGAACGAGTCAACACAGAAGATCATGTTCCAGCATTTCTTTGCCATTCACCAGAATGTGAAAAAAAGTGACTGGCTTCTGTGTAACTGGTTTCAGGAGCTCAACCCCTCTGTTGGTGATTTAGTCCCGAACATGTTTCCACTTGGTCCATTACTTGCAAATGGAAAACCTGCCGGGAACTTTTGGCCAGAGGACTCAACTTGCTTGGGCTGGCTCAACAGGCAACCGGTTGGATCAGTTGTTTATGTTGCATTTGGCAGCAGCTCCATGTTCAGCCAGCACCAAATTGATGAACTAGCATTAGGCCTTGAACTTGTTGGTCGACCGTTCTTATGGGTGAATCGATCAGACCTCATCAATGGCTCTTCTGCCAAATTCCCAGACGGGTATGAAAAGAGAGTGGCTAACCATGGGAAGATGGTTCACTGGGCACCTCAAGAAAAGGTGCTGGCTCACCCAGCTATTGCTTGTTTCTTGACCCATTGTGGCTGGAACTCAACCATGGATGGCATAAGCATGGGGGTTCCATTTCTCTGTTGGCCTTATTTTGCTGATCAGTTTTACAACCGCAGTTGCATATGTAATGGTTACAAAGTTGGCTTGTGCCTGAACCCAGATGATTATGGGATTGTTACAAGGCATGAAATCAgaagaaaattggatggtttgcTTGCTGATGAAGGTATAAAAGCAAATGCAACAAAGCTCAAACAAATGGCGGAAGAGAGCATCAGTGGAGGAGGATCTTCTGCAAATAATTTGGAACGTTTCATTGAACACATGAAGCAATGA
- the LOC18775925 gene encoding protein Asterix, which yields MSSTANDPRQPSAAKRYVPSAVAPQDLPVDYSGLIAVVFGIAGVMFRYKLCSWLAIIFCAQSLVNMKNLENDIKQISMAMMFAIMGLVTNYFGPPRPGTQKS from the exons ATGTCATCGACGGCCAATGATCCGCGTCAGCCATCGGCGGCAAAGCGCTACGTGCCGTCAGCGGTGGCGCCGCAAGATCTTCCAGTGGATTACTCCGGTTTGATCGCCGTCGTCTTCGGTATCGCCGGCGTCATGTTTCGT TATAAGCTGTGCTCGTGGCTTGCCATCATATTCTGTGCTCAATCACTGGTCAACATGAAGAACCTTGAAAACGATATCAAACAGATCTCCATGGCCATGAT GTTTGCTATTATGGGATTGGTAACCAACTACTTTGGACCTCCTCGTCCGGGCACACAAAAGAGTTGA